One genomic region from Streptomyces sp. NBC_00457 encodes:
- a CDS encoding phosphocholine-specific phospholipase C translates to MPEVNRRRFLQVAGATTAFAALSSSIERAAALPANHRTGSIEDVEHIVVLMQENRSFDHYYGALRGVRGFGDPRPVTQQNGKSIWYQSDGTKDLLPFHPDADDLGMQFLEGLPHSWPDGQAAYNEGEYDKWVPAKGSTTMAYLTRDDIPFHYALADKFTICDAYHCSFIGSTDPNRYYMWTGYTGNDGTGGGPVLGNDELGYGWTTYPERLEQAGISWKIYQDIGDGLDAAGSWGWIQDAYRGNYGDNSLLYFNKYRNAKPGDPWYDKARTGTDVKNGDGYFDRLKADVKAGKLPQISWITAPEAFSEHSNWPSNYGAWYIAQVLDALTSNPAVWAKTALFITYDENDGFFDHVVPPLPPKSAAQGKSTVDVEPDLYKGDANRVAGPYGLGPRVPMLVVSPWSKGGYVCSETLDHTSILQFMERRFGVREPNISPWRRAVCGDLTSAFDFSRKDPRPVGLPDTDGYEPPDRERHPDYKPTPPADSRLPKQERGLRRSRPLKYAPYVDGSADTAAGKFTLTFATGAKAGGAFHVTSGNRTDGPWMYTTEAGKSIADTWNSAYSSGSYDLTVHGPNGFVRAFKGANKTAGPEVTARHRGGDLELTFTNKGSATVELKVADGYSGRTKRFVVRRGATVRHSFDLGASGQWYDLTVTSASDSAFLRRFAGRVETGRPGVSDPAVITE, encoded by the coding sequence ATGCCTGAAGTCAACCGGCGCCGATTCCTCCAAGTGGCGGGCGCCACCACGGCCTTCGCCGCCCTGTCGAGCAGCATCGAGCGCGCCGCCGCGCTCCCCGCGAACCACCGCACGGGGTCGATCGAGGATGTCGAGCACATCGTCGTCCTGATGCAGGAGAACCGTTCTTTCGACCACTACTACGGTGCGCTCAGAGGCGTCCGGGGCTTCGGTGACCCGCGGCCCGTGACCCAGCAGAACGGCAAGTCCATCTGGTACCAGTCGGACGGCACCAAGGACCTGCTGCCCTTCCACCCGGACGCCGACGATCTCGGCATGCAGTTCCTGGAGGGCCTGCCGCACTCCTGGCCGGACGGTCAGGCCGCGTACAACGAGGGCGAGTACGACAAGTGGGTGCCCGCGAAGGGCTCCACCACCATGGCGTACCTGACCCGCGACGACATCCCGTTCCACTACGCGCTCGCCGACAAGTTCACCATCTGCGACGCCTACCACTGCTCGTTCATCGGCTCGACCGACCCGAACCGCTACTACATGTGGACGGGTTACACCGGCAACGACGGCACCGGCGGCGGCCCGGTCCTCGGCAACGACGAGCTGGGCTACGGCTGGACCACGTACCCCGAGCGCCTGGAGCAGGCCGGGATCTCCTGGAAGATCTACCAGGACATCGGCGACGGCCTGGACGCGGCCGGCTCCTGGGGCTGGATCCAGGACGCCTACCGCGGCAACTACGGCGACAACTCCCTGCTGTACTTCAACAAGTACCGCAACGCCAAGCCCGGCGACCCCTGGTACGACAAGGCCCGCACCGGCACCGACGTGAAGAACGGCGACGGCTACTTCGACCGGCTGAAGGCCGACGTCAAGGCCGGCAAGCTGCCGCAGATCTCCTGGATCACCGCCCCCGAGGCCTTCTCCGAGCACTCCAACTGGCCCTCGAACTACGGCGCCTGGTACATCGCCCAGGTCCTCGACGCGCTCACCTCCAACCCCGCGGTCTGGGCGAAGACGGCGCTGTTCATCACGTACGACGAGAACGACGGCTTCTTCGACCACGTCGTACCGCCGCTCCCGCCCAAGTCCGCAGCGCAGGGCAAGTCGACGGTGGACGTGGAGCCCGACCTCTACAAGGGCGACGCCAACCGGGTGGCCGGCCCGTACGGCCTGGGCCCGCGCGTGCCGATGCTGGTCGTCTCGCCCTGGAGCAAGGGCGGTTACGTCTGCTCTGAGACCCTCGACCACACCTCGATCCTGCAGTTCATGGAGCGCCGGTTCGGGGTGCGCGAGCCGAACATCTCGCCGTGGCGCCGGGCCGTCTGCGGTGACCTCACCTCCGCGTTCGATTTCTCCCGCAAGGACCCGCGCCCCGTCGGCCTGCCGGACACCGACGGCTACGAGCCGCCGGACCGCGAGCGCCACCCCGACTACAAGCCCACCCCGCCCGCCGACTCGCGCCTGCCCAAGCAGGAGCGCGGTCTGCGCCGGTCCCGGCCGCTCAAGTACGCCCCGTACGTGGACGGTTCGGCCGACACCGCGGCCGGGAAGTTCACGCTCACCTTCGCCACGGGCGCCAAGGCGGGCGGCGCCTTCCACGTCACCTCCGGCAACCGCACCGACGGGCCGTGGATGTACACCACCGAGGCGGGCAAGTCGATCGCGGACACCTGGAACTCGGCGTACTCCAGCGGCTCGTACGACCTGACGGTGCACGGCCCGAACGGCTTCGTGCGCGCCTTCAAGGGCGCGAACAAGACCGCCGGACCCGAGGTCACCGCCCGGCACAGGGGCGGCGACCTCGAGCTGACCTTCACCAACAAGGGCTCCGCGACGGTGGAGTTGAAGGTCGCCGACGGCTACAGCGGCCGGACGAAGCGGTTTGTGGTGCGGCGTGGTGCCACCGTGCGGCACAGCTTCGACCTCGGGGCGAGCGGGCAGTGGTACGACCTGACGGTCACGTCCGCCTCCGACTCCGCGTTCCTGCGGCGCTTCGCCGGACGGGTCGAGACCGGACGTCCTGGGGTGAGCGACCCGGCCGTCATCACCGAATGA
- a CDS encoding sensor histidine kinase, translated as MKSPLRGLRGRLLVAFVLVAAVATLTTGALTFREARVGVLQQGQDTVIKRLRHHVNGVAPGISYPPVQGDLEWAAAEVARAEPAQNWRVLVTYRELRATSTPEDSFTELTPAMRAAVAARRAAVFQRVSTDGRSSLVVGMPITLEASGSSPASGVVVFVTVPQTAEQGYVDALVTAIGRAVVPALGLAVLLALLAARGVLRPVRELRRATRSIAEGHLDTRLAVNGSDELADLSHTFNETAEALEESVSELRRMEARARRFVADVSHELRTPLAAMSAVTDILDEDAGGLDPDTATAVRLISEETVKLARLVDDLMEISRFDAGAADLRLDDIDLAESLRRTLAARAWLDLVDARLPGSGELRGRVDPRRLDVVVANLVGNALRHGARPVQLRLHAREMSDADASVWAVIEVLDSGPGIPADVLPHVFDRFYKSDTARTRTEGSGLGLSITAENVHLHGGTIRAANRAEGGAMFTVEIPLRQPQQEPLRQTPHQPPHQPQRQSPHQPSPQPPKQSPQPSLKKGES; from the coding sequence GTGAAATCACCGCTGCGCGGACTGCGCGGCCGGCTGCTGGTGGCCTTCGTGCTGGTAGCCGCCGTGGCCACCCTGACCACCGGCGCCCTGACCTTCCGTGAGGCACGCGTCGGAGTGCTCCAGCAGGGCCAGGACACCGTGATCAAGCGCCTGCGCCATCACGTCAACGGCGTTGCGCCGGGCATCAGTTACCCACCCGTCCAGGGCGACCTGGAGTGGGCCGCCGCCGAGGTGGCCCGCGCCGAGCCGGCACAGAACTGGCGTGTTCTGGTCACGTATCGGGAACTGCGCGCCACCTCCACGCCCGAGGACAGCTTCACCGAACTGACCCCCGCCATGCGCGCTGCCGTGGCCGCCCGTAGGGCCGCCGTCTTCCAGCGGGTGTCGACGGACGGCCGTTCCTCGCTCGTCGTCGGCATGCCCATCACCCTCGAGGCATCCGGCTCGTCCCCTGCGTCCGGGGTCGTCGTCTTCGTCACGGTGCCGCAGACCGCCGAACAGGGCTACGTCGACGCCCTGGTCACCGCCATCGGGCGCGCCGTCGTGCCGGCGCTCGGCCTGGCCGTCCTCCTCGCCCTGCTGGCCGCCCGGGGCGTGCTGCGCCCGGTACGGGAGCTGCGCCGCGCCACCCGCAGCATCGCCGAGGGCCATCTGGACACCCGGCTCGCCGTCAACGGCTCCGACGAACTCGCCGATCTCTCGCACACCTTCAACGAGACCGCCGAGGCATTGGAGGAGTCCGTGTCGGAGCTGCGCCGTATGGAGGCCCGCGCCCGCCGTTTCGTCGCGGACGTGTCGCACGAGCTGCGCACCCCGCTGGCCGCGATGTCGGCCGTCACCGACATCCTCGACGAGGACGCGGGCGGGCTCGACCCGGACACCGCCACCGCGGTACGGCTCATCAGCGAGGAAACCGTGAAGCTCGCCCGCCTGGTGGACGACCTCATGGAGATCTCCCGCTTCGACGCGGGCGCGGCGGATCTGCGGTTGGACGACATCGATCTCGCCGAGTCCCTGCGGCGCACCCTCGCCGCCCGCGCCTGGCTGGACCTGGTGGACGCCCGGCTCCCCGGGTCCGGCGAACTGCGCGGCCGGGTCGACCCGCGCCGCCTCGACGTGGTGGTCGCCAACCTGGTGGGCAATGCGCTCCGACACGGGGCCCGGCCCGTCCAACTACGCCTGCACGCAAGGGAGATGTCGGACGCCGACGCATCGGTGTGGGCCGTCATCGAGGTGCTGGACAGTGGGCCGGGCATTCCCGCCGACGTTCTGCCCCACGTCTTCGACCGCTTCTACAAGTCGGACACGGCCCGGACCCGAACGGAGGGCAGCGGCCTCGGCCTTTCGATCACCGCCGAGAACGTCCACCTGCACGGCGGCACGATCCGGGCGGCGAACCGGGCGGAGGGCGGCGCGATGTTCACGGTCGAGATCCCCCTGCGGCAGCCGCAGCAGGAGCCCCTGCGGCAAACCCCGCATCAGCCCCCGCATCAGCCCCAGCGTCAGTCGCCGCATCAGCCCTCGCCTCAGCCCCCGAAGCAGTCCCCGCAACCGTCCCTGAAGAAGGGGGAGTCATGA
- a CDS encoding response regulator transcription factor, with translation MPRVLLIEDDRAVREGVVLALRRQRHDVNGVATGEDGLAQLRSFRPDVVVLDLMLPGLSGLEVCRRIRAEDQVPIIMATARGDDTDIVVGLEAGADDYVVKPVQARVLDARIRAVLRRVGGTPADGGIPKIETHGAQGELAIDRAGLTVTRQGEPVVLAPSELRLLLTLSASPGQVFSRQQLLEAVWEHSYHGDSRLVDACVKRLRTKMGEPAGQPRYIETVRGFGYRFRSR, from the coding sequence ATGCCACGTGTCCTGCTCATCGAAGACGACCGCGCCGTACGGGAGGGCGTCGTGCTCGCGCTGCGCCGTCAGCGACACGACGTCAACGGCGTTGCCACCGGAGAGGACGGGCTGGCCCAACTGCGGTCCTTCCGGCCGGACGTCGTCGTACTCGATCTGATGCTGCCCGGGCTGAGCGGTCTGGAGGTGTGCCGCCGGATCCGCGCCGAGGACCAGGTGCCGATCATCATGGCGACCGCCCGCGGCGACGACACGGACATCGTGGTCGGGCTCGAAGCCGGAGCGGACGACTACGTCGTGAAGCCGGTGCAGGCACGCGTCCTGGACGCCCGTATCCGCGCCGTCCTGCGCCGGGTCGGCGGCACACCCGCCGACGGCGGCATACCGAAGATAGAGACCCATGGCGCCCAGGGTGAACTGGCCATCGACCGGGCCGGGTTGACCGTCACCCGCCAGGGAGAGCCGGTCGTCCTCGCTCCCTCCGAACTGCGGCTCCTACTGACGCTCTCGGCCTCGCCCGGCCAGGTGTTCTCCCGGCAGCAGCTGCTGGAGGCGGTCTGGGAGCACAGTTACCACGGCGACTCACGGCTGGTGGACGCCTGCGTCAAGCGGCTGCGCACCAAGATGGGCGAGCCGGCGGGGCAGCCGCGCTACATCGAGACCGTGCGCGGCTTCGGCTACCGGTTCCGGTCCCGGTGA
- a CDS encoding DUF3152 domain-containing protein — protein MTRTTHRATPSTPRSPRRRRRGPAHADGPGRKGKGPLLGGLAAIAVLASVTALAVHGTPPDTSATDSHDAPVAPTRSPSPPPAPDRSTKPSSSAEDDEQTDSKPSGMGDPSPDASSSAAIPPSGPGTFTTAAGESDTVGKGGRVLRYEVVVEDGLTQSPADVARQVEGILADPRGWTADGESAFRRVSGGTPDFVVRLATPSTVDEICGRYGLDTGGEVNCSVGKDVVVNLKRWVLATPVYADDVDAYRALIINHEVGHFLGHGHVTCPGAGKPAPAMMQQIKGLLGCTPNVWPYDTKGRLITGPAVP, from the coding sequence ATGACCAGGACCACGCATCGTGCGACGCCTTCGACCCCGCGGTCCCCGCGCCGTCGCCGCAGAGGCCCCGCGCACGCCGACGGGCCCGGCCGGAAGGGGAAAGGGCCCCTGCTGGGCGGCCTCGCCGCGATCGCCGTGCTGGCCTCGGTCACCGCTCTGGCCGTGCACGGGACACCGCCGGACACCTCCGCGACCGACTCCCACGACGCGCCCGTCGCCCCCACCCGGTCGCCTTCTCCCCCACCGGCACCGGACCGGTCCACGAAACCGAGCAGCAGCGCGGAGGACGACGAGCAGACCGACAGCAAGCCCAGCGGCATGGGCGACCCGTCCCCGGACGCCTCCTCCTCGGCCGCCATCCCGCCGTCGGGCCCCGGCACGTTCACGACCGCCGCCGGCGAGAGCGACACGGTGGGCAAGGGCGGCCGGGTGCTGCGCTACGAGGTCGTCGTGGAGGACGGCCTCACCCAGTCGCCCGCCGATGTCGCCCGGCAGGTGGAGGGCATACTCGCCGACCCGCGCGGCTGGACCGCCGACGGCGAGTCCGCGTTCCGCCGTGTCTCCGGTGGCACGCCCGACTTCGTCGTACGGCTCGCCACGCCGAGCACGGTCGACGAGATCTGCGGCCGCTACGGGCTGGACACCGGCGGCGAGGTCAACTGCAGCGTCGGCAAGGACGTCGTGGTCAACCTCAAGCGGTGGGTGCTGGCGACCCCGGTGTACGCCGATGACGTCGACGCGTACCGGGCACTGATCATCAACCACGAGGTCGGCCACTTCCTCGGCCACGGCCATGTCACCTGCCCGGGCGCCGGCAAGCCGGCCCCGGCGATGATGCAGCAGATCAAGGGCCTGCTCGGCTGCACACCCAACGTCTGGCCGTACGACACGAAGGGCCGCCTCATCACGGGACCGGCCGTGCCCTGA